From Candidatus Thermoplasmatota archaeon, one genomic window encodes:
- a CDS encoding AAA family ATPase — protein MQKFTIKERTLLHLLECGLPKEDMHGEIDASYSQEGISLAIGAARSLVSRAVEELEEQKFILATSARVIGKRAKVKVYYLTSEGIKKAKELKSDADNLTLTVKDFNSKLKEVKVSDLKKELPELSIVKILKLASEKEYLAFEDLNALAKAAQFVDFSSQAPKLRYFFGRDKELALLRSWVEDSETKIIAIRGIAGIGKSALCSRFINIVKGERNVFWYTVQEWTTQTDILQLLSRFMYAMNKPALNNYLSPTKEPQLEEISKLLQAELHGTNTILVFDDIDKAQSEVAVFFKSLFARLKNTQKVKFLIVGRWLKELYTVREVAIERAVKELTLEGLNERGAFELLKARGFVKELKKLYESTAGHPLCLELIDYKGVKRNVARYIREEIFSKLSEQERKALSLSSVLKAPFSSEVLFKSGIEPTTVETLTEKSLLHVYENDTYSTHDLIKNFFCSRLTAQELALHHKTAAHYYDEIEDYLEAAFHYLQAGDRAQSLELLASRAEKILEQGNEEELRKLAEKIALEDLSFEERAKLARIEKVLMQT, from the coding sequence GTGCAAAAATTTACTATAAAGGAGAGAACGCTACTCCATCTTTTAGAGTGCGGATTGCCAAAAGAGGACATGCATGGTGAAATTGACGCTAGCTATTCGCAAGAAGGTATTTCTTTAGCTATTGGCGCTGCTAGAAGTCTTGTCTCTAGAGCTGTTGAAGAGCTTGAGGAGCAAAAATTTATACTTGCAACTTCAGCGCGAGTAATAGGAAAAAGAGCTAAAGTAAAAGTTTATTATTTAACTAGTGAAGGTATAAAAAAAGCTAAAGAGTTGAAGAGCGATGCTGATAATTTAACTTTAACTGTGAAAGATTTTAATAGCAAACTGAAGGAAGTTAAAGTTAGTGATTTGAAAAAAGAGTTGCCAGAACTTTCTATTGTCAAAATTCTAAAGCTGGCGTCTGAAAAAGAGTATTTAGCATTTGAAGATTTAAATGCTTTAGCAAAAGCAGCGCAATTTGTTGATTTCTCTTCTCAAGCGCCTAAACTAAGATATTTTTTCGGTCGTGATAAAGAACTTGCGCTGCTGAGAAGCTGGGTTGAAGATAGCGAGACTAAAATTATTGCTATCAGAGGAATTGCAGGGATAGGTAAGAGCGCACTTTGCTCTCGATTTATCAACATTGTAAAAGGAGAAAGGAATGTTTTTTGGTATACAGTGCAAGAATGGACTACGCAGACCGATATTCTCCAGCTACTATCGCGATTTATGTATGCTATGAACAAGCCAGCACTTAACAACTATTTGAGTCCTACTAAAGAACCACAGCTTGAAGAAATATCTAAATTATTGCAAGCCGAACTTCACGGTACTAATACTATCTTGGTATTTGATGATATAGACAAAGCTCAATCCGAAGTCGCAGTATTTTTCAAATCTTTATTTGCTCGATTGAAAAACACCCAGAAAGTAAAATTTTTAATTGTTGGGAGATGGCTGAAAGAACTTTATACTGTTAGAGAGGTAGCTATAGAAAGAGCAGTTAAGGAACTTACGCTGGAAGGTTTGAATGAGAGAGGTGCTTTTGAGCTTTTAAAAGCCAGAGGTTTTGTAAAAGAGCTGAAAAAGCTTTATGAGAGTACTGCTGGCCATCCGCTATGCCTTGAGCTAATTGATTACAAAGGTGTTAAGCGCAATGTCGCAAGATATATACGAGAAGAGATATTTTCAAAGCTCAGTGAGCAGGAGCGAAAAGCGCTAAGCTTGAGCTCTGTGCTCAAAGCGCCTTTTTCATCAGAAGTACTCTTTAAATCAGGTATAGAGCCTACTACTGTAGAGACTCTTACAGAAAAATCACTACTCCATGTATATGAGAATGATACTTATAGTACCCATGATTTGATTAAAAACTTCTTCTGTAGCAGACTAACAGCGCAAGAGCTGGCTTTACATCATAAAACAGCTGCTCACTACTATGATGAGATTGAAGATTATCTTGAGGCTGCCTTCCATTATCTGCAGGCTGGCGATAGGGCTCAGTCTTTAGAACTACTTGCAAGCAGAGCAGAAAAGATTTTAGAGCAGGGTAATGAAGAAGAGTTAAGAAAGTTAGCCGAGAAAATAGCGCTCGAGGATTTGAGCTTTGAAGAGCGCGCTAAGCTAGCGAGAATAGAAAAGGTATTAATGCAAACTTGA
- the proS gene encoding proline--tRNA ligase has translation MIGEEEFSERYSELIERAEISDKRYPIKGMNVWLPYGWKLMLNIDNLIREELDKKKYREVMFPALITKEQFSKEKGHIKGFDAQVYWVTKGGTTELESPLLLRPTSETAMYSMFSLWIRSHADLPLKLYQLVNVYRYETKQTRSFIRVREIHFFEAHTCHDSFEQAEEQIKEYFEIIKKIMEKLCIPYLATKRPDWDKFPGAYYSIGFDTLMPTGKTLQVASVHQYKENFSKVYNIKYETVTGEHKYVHQTTYGMSERLVGAIIGLHSDERGLALPPAIAPIQVVIVPIHNKQERILKEADSVKRELESNNFRVELDSRAELTPGSKFYYWELRGVPLRIELGARELAANEISFVKRTSKERIVCKRDKLVESARALLRELEEKLSLRAKNFLENNIKSATSIEELSENAIYKVLWCGEKECALELESRTNFKTLGLELAVAAFEKGEKCLNCSKPAKSTIYLAKTY, from the coding sequence ATGATAGGTGAAGAAGAGTTTAGCGAGCGCTACAGCGAGCTTATTGAAAGAGCTGAAATTTCTGATAAGCGTTACCCTATCAAAGGAATGAATGTATGGCTTCCTTACGGCTGGAAGCTTATGCTCAATATCGATAATTTAATTCGTGAAGAGCTTGACAAAAAAAAATATCGAGAAGTAATGTTTCCAGCTTTGATTACCAAAGAGCAGTTTAGTAAAGAGAAAGGGCATATAAAAGGGTTTGATGCACAAGTCTATTGGGTAACTAAAGGAGGCACTACTGAGCTTGAAAGCCCTCTTTTACTAAGACCCACTTCAGAAACTGCAATGTACTCAATGTTCTCGCTATGGATAAGAAGCCATGCAGATCTGCCACTTAAACTCTATCAGCTTGTTAATGTTTATAGATACGAGACCAAGCAAACCAGGAGTTTTATTAGAGTTAGAGAAATACATTTTTTCGAAGCTCATACTTGTCATGATAGCTTTGAGCAAGCAGAAGAGCAAATCAAAGAATATTTTGAAATTATTAAAAAAATAATGGAAAAGCTTTGCATTCCCTATTTAGCAACTAAGCGTCCAGACTGGGATAAGTTTCCAGGCGCTTACTACTCTATAGGATTCGATACACTTATGCCTACAGGTAAAACTTTGCAAGTAGCTTCAGTGCATCAATACAAAGAAAACTTTTCTAAAGTTTATAATATAAAATACGAGACAGTCACTGGCGAGCACAAATACGTACATCAGACAACTTACGGTATGAGTGAAAGGCTTGTAGGAGCTATTATAGGGTTGCACAGCGATGAAAGAGGTCTTGCATTACCGCCTGCAATTGCGCCAATCCAAGTTGTTATCGTGCCGATCCATAACAAGCAGGAGCGAATATTAAAAGAAGCTGATAGTGTGAAGCGAGAATTAGAATCTAATAATTTTAGAGTTGAACTTGATAGTAGAGCTGAACTCACGCCCGGCAGCAAATTTTATTACTGGGAGCTTAGAGGCGTACCTTTGCGTATAGAGCTCGGAGCTCGAGAGCTCGCTGCTAACGAAATTAGTTTTGTTAAGCGCACAAGCAAGGAAAGAATAGTGTGCAAAAGAGATAAATTGGTTGAGAGTGCAAGGGCGCTTTTGCGGGAGCTAGAGGAAAAGCTCAGTCTCAGAGCGAAAAATTTTCTAGAGAATAATATTAAATCTGCAACTAGTATAGAAGAGCTGAGTGAGAACGCTATTTATAAAGTTTTATGGTGTGGCGAAAAAGAGTGTGCTCTTGAGTTAGAGAGTAGAACAAACTTTAAAACTCTGGGATTGGAGCTGGCTGTAGCGGCATTTGAAAAGGGTGAGAAATGCCTTAATTGTAGCAAGCCTGCAAAATCAACTATCTATTTAGCTAAAACATATTAA
- a CDS encoding RNA-binding domain-containing protein — MDVVVRASVHKTENVDKVRSALLNIFPELELDIKDNEIKGRTSSISKFKELLRLQKIRKAAKSVLLSAKRGSKLEFKLSKQVAFIGKVNFITDERPPLGSIEVSIAAENIEEVIEELTV, encoded by the coding sequence ATGGATGTAGTTGTAAGAGCGTCTGTGCACAAAACAGAAAATGTAGATAAAGTCAGATCCGCGCTACTCAATATTTTTCCGGAGCTCGAACTCGATATTAAAGACAACGAGATTAAGGGCAGGACAAGTTCTATATCCAAATTTAAAGAGCTACTGAGATTACAAAAAATAAGGAAGGCAGCGAAAAGTGTATTGTTGAGCGCTAAAAGAGGCTCTAAATTAGAGTTCAAGCTCAGCAAGCAAGTAGCTTTTATAGGAAAAGTGAATTTTATTACTGATGAGCGTCCGCCTTTAGGTAGTATAGAAGTAAGTATTGCAGCTGAAAATATAGAGGAAGTAATAGAGGAATTGACGGTTTGA
- a CDS encoding GNAT family N-acetyltransferase translates to MLIRKFKRGDIFTVMRLVNEIFQEDYDPQILFGFYNEWRDGFIVAEENNEILGLVVGSLPEPTRARILILAVEEPYRNKGIGSQLLQVFLNECIIRGVKLVTLEVRVSNLGAIEFYKKRKFFIVQIIPHYYKDGEDGYVMQKLL, encoded by the coding sequence ATGCTTATTAGGAAGTTCAAGCGCGGCGATATCTTCACAGTGATGCGCCTAGTCAACGAAATTTTTCAAGAAGATTACGACCCTCAAATACTATTCGGATTCTATAATGAGTGGCGGGATGGCTTTATTGTTGCAGAGGAAAATAATGAGATTTTGGGATTGGTTGTAGGCAGTCTTCCTGAGCCGACTAGAGCTAGAATTCTAATACTCGCTGTAGAAGAGCCCTATCGTAATAAAGGTATCGGCTCTCAACTACTGCAAGTATTTTTAAATGAGTGCATTATTAGAGGAGTAAAGTTAGTGACTTTAGAAGTAAGAGTTAGCAATCTCGGCGCTATAGAGTTTTACAAAAAGCGCAAGTTCTTTATAGTCCAAATAATACCTCATTATTACAAAGACGGCGAAGATGGCTATGTAATGCAGAAACTACTCTAG